A single Clavibacter nebraskensis NCPPB 2581 DNA region contains:
- a CDS encoding response regulator transcription factor, producing MTRIMLVEDEASLSEPLAFLLQREGYEVDVVEDGPSAVAAFDRDGADLILLDLMLPGLPGTEVCREIRTRSAVPIIMLTAKDSEVDIVVGLELGADDYVTKPYSTRELLARIRAVLRRRVEVDDEPLNVLEVGSVRMDVERHTVEVDGREIAMPLKEFELLELLLRNAGRVLTRGQLIDRVWGSDYFGDTKTLDVHIKRIRSKIEREPSDPVLLVTVRGLGYRFEA from the coding sequence GTGACACGCATCATGCTCGTCGAGGACGAGGCGTCGCTCAGCGAGCCGCTCGCCTTCCTGCTCCAGCGCGAGGGGTACGAGGTCGACGTCGTCGAGGACGGCCCCTCGGCGGTGGCCGCGTTCGACAGGGACGGCGCCGACCTCATCCTGCTCGACCTCATGCTCCCCGGCCTCCCCGGCACCGAGGTGTGCCGGGAGATCCGCACGCGCTCGGCCGTGCCGATCATCATGCTCACCGCCAAGGACTCCGAGGTGGACATCGTGGTGGGCCTCGAGCTCGGCGCCGACGACTACGTGACGAAGCCGTACTCGACGCGCGAGCTGCTGGCCAGAATCCGCGCGGTGCTGCGCCGGCGCGTGGAGGTCGACGACGAGCCGCTCAACGTGCTCGAGGTCGGCTCCGTGCGCATGGACGTGGAGCGGCACACCGTCGAGGTCGACGGCCGCGAGATCGCGATGCCGCTGAAGGAGTTCGAGCTGCTCGAGCTGCTGCTGCGCAACGCCGGGCGCGTGCTCACGCGCGGCCAGCTCATCGACCGGGTGTGGGGGTCCGACTACTTCGGCGACACCAAGACGCTCGACGTGCACATCAAGCGGATCCGCTCCAAGATCGAGCGCGAGCCGTCCGACCCCGTCCTCCTCGTCACCGTCCGCGGGCTCGGCTACCGCTTCGAGGCGTAG
- a CDS encoding sensor histidine kinase — protein MDTGALVLVCLLIGLAVGAGFVWLLHHAADRGDRAVEITNPVVPDGVDQVLEALESAGIVLDPSNNVMKASPGAISSGLVFHQALVHPELVSMVDRVRRSGEPLAEEVSLARGPFGAAEFQMHVRVARLGTRYVLLLAQDRTESHRLDQVRRDFVANISHELKTPIGAVGLLAEALDSCADDAVQVRRFAARLTTESARLARITQEIIELSRLEASNALEKAEPVDVDHVISVALDQVRLGAELRGIELARGKRSRSTVYGDEALLVVAVHNLLSNAVNYSPDGSRVGIGVMVDDGAVEVVVTDQGIGIPEDEQGRIFERFFRVDQARARDTGGTGLGLSIVKHVVQNHGGDVRVWSRPGRGSTFTIRLPEASQTPALAGTDIGEPT, from the coding sequence ATGGACACCGGTGCGTTGGTGCTCGTCTGCCTCCTCATCGGTCTGGCGGTCGGCGCGGGATTCGTGTGGCTGCTGCACCACGCGGCGGACCGCGGCGACCGTGCCGTCGAGATCACGAACCCCGTCGTCCCCGACGGCGTCGACCAGGTGCTCGAGGCGCTCGAGTCGGCGGGCATCGTGCTGGACCCCTCCAACAACGTGATGAAGGCGTCGCCCGGCGCCATCTCCTCCGGCCTCGTCTTCCACCAGGCGCTCGTCCATCCCGAGCTCGTCTCGATGGTCGACCGCGTGCGTCGATCCGGCGAGCCGCTCGCGGAGGAGGTGTCGCTCGCGCGCGGCCCCTTCGGCGCGGCCGAGTTCCAGATGCACGTCCGCGTGGCGCGCCTCGGCACGCGCTACGTGCTCCTCCTCGCGCAGGACCGCACCGAGTCGCACCGCCTCGATCAGGTGCGCCGCGACTTCGTCGCGAACATCAGCCACGAGCTGAAGACCCCCATCGGCGCCGTCGGGCTCCTCGCGGAGGCGCTCGACTCGTGCGCCGACGACGCCGTGCAGGTGCGGCGGTTCGCGGCCCGGCTCACCACGGAGTCGGCCCGGCTCGCGCGCATCACGCAGGAGATCATCGAGCTGTCCCGGCTCGAGGCGTCCAACGCGCTGGAGAAGGCGGAGCCCGTCGACGTCGACCACGTGATCAGCGTCGCGCTCGACCAGGTGCGGCTCGGCGCGGAGCTCCGCGGCATCGAGCTGGCCCGCGGCAAGCGGTCGCGCTCCACCGTCTACGGCGACGAGGCGCTCCTCGTGGTCGCCGTGCACAACCTGCTGAGCAATGCCGTCAACTACTCGCCCGATGGATCCCGCGTCGGCATCGGCGTCATGGTCGACGACGGCGCCGTCGAGGTCGTCGTCACCGACCAGGGCATCGGCATCCCGGAGGACGAGCAGGGCCGGATCTTCGAGCGCTTCTTCCGCGTCGACCAGGCCCGCGCCCGCGACACCGGCGGCACGGGGCTCGGGCTCAGCATCGTCAAGCACGTCGTGCAGAATCATGGCGGCGACGTGCGCGTCTGGTCCCGCCCCGGCCGCGGCAGCACCTTCACCATCCGCCTCCCCGAGGCATCGCAGACCCCGGCGCTCGCCGGTACGGACATCGGAGAACCCACGTGA
- the phoU gene encoding phosphate signaling complex protein PhoU produces MREVFQQELHEVQERLIEISALVAISIENATRAFNESNVSLAETVIEQDRRIDELATSLDELAINILARQQPVARDLRIVVSALRISASLERMGDLAEHIAQLSRYRFPDKVVPKSLRPTFLELGQLDVAIARKLTDLLTTEDAKLAEEIRNDDDRIDELHLSVFDKVLGETWKGAAVDTVDSTLASRYHERFADHAVSIAKTVQYLATGDWVQADA; encoded by the coding sequence ATGCGCGAAGTGTTCCAGCAGGAGCTCCACGAGGTCCAGGAGCGTCTCATCGAGATCTCCGCGCTCGTCGCCATCTCCATCGAGAACGCGACCCGCGCGTTCAACGAGTCGAACGTCAGCCTCGCCGAGACCGTCATCGAGCAGGACCGCCGCATCGACGAGCTCGCCACGAGCCTCGACGAGCTCGCGATCAACATCCTCGCCCGCCAGCAGCCGGTGGCGCGCGACCTGCGCATCGTCGTGAGCGCGCTCCGCATCAGCGCGTCGCTCGAGCGCATGGGCGACCTCGCCGAGCACATCGCCCAGCTGTCGCGCTACCGCTTCCCGGACAAGGTCGTCCCGAAGTCGCTGCGCCCCACCTTCCTCGAGCTCGGCCAGCTCGACGTGGCCATCGCCCGCAAGCTCACGGACCTCCTCACCACCGAGGACGCGAAGCTCGCCGAGGAGATCCGCAACGACGACGACCGCATCGACGAGCTGCACCTCAGCGTCTTCGACAAGGTGCTCGGCGAGACCTGGAAGGGCGCGGCCGTCGACACGGTCGACTCCACGCTCGCCAGCCGCTACCACGAGCGCTTCGCCGACCACGCGGTGTCCATCGCGAAGACCGTCCAGTACCTCGCGACCGGCGACTGGGTGCAGGCCGACGCCTGA
- a CDS encoding phosphoglyceromutase, whose translation MAEPRTLVLLRHGNSDWNQKNLFTGWVDVELSEQGVAEGQRAGELLAESGILPDVLHTSVLIRAIDTANIALKRAGRSWIPVQRTWRLNERHYGALQGKDKAQTLAEYGPEQFATWRRSFDVPPPPIDDDDEYSQSRDPRYADLGDALPRTECLKDVIERMLPYWESDIQPDLASGRTVLVTAHGNSLRALVKHLDGISDADIAELNMPTGIPLVYRLDEDFRPIVPGGEYLDPEAAAAGAAAVAAQGSKK comes from the coding sequence ATGGCTGAACCCCGCACCCTCGTGCTGCTGCGTCACGGCAACAGCGACTGGAACCAGAAGAACCTATTTACCGGATGGGTGGACGTCGAGCTGAGCGAGCAGGGCGTCGCGGAAGGCCAGCGCGCCGGCGAGCTCCTCGCCGAGTCCGGCATCCTCCCCGACGTGCTGCACACCTCCGTCCTCATCCGCGCGATCGACACCGCCAACATCGCGCTCAAGCGCGCCGGCCGCTCGTGGATCCCCGTCCAGCGCACCTGGCGCCTCAACGAGCGCCACTACGGCGCGCTGCAGGGCAAGGACAAGGCGCAGACCCTCGCCGAGTACGGCCCCGAGCAGTTCGCCACCTGGCGCCGCTCGTTCGACGTGCCGCCGCCCCCCATCGACGACGACGACGAGTACTCGCAGTCGCGCGACCCGCGCTACGCGGACCTCGGCGACGCGCTGCCCCGCACCGAGTGCCTCAAGGACGTCATCGAGCGGATGCTGCCCTACTGGGAGTCCGACATCCAGCCCGACCTCGCCTCCGGCCGCACCGTGCTCGTGACCGCCCACGGCAACTCGCTGCGCGCGCTCGTGAAGCACCTCGACGGGATCTCCGACGCGGACATCGCCGAGCTCAACATGCCCACCGGCATCCCGCTCGTCTACCGCCTCGACGAGGACTTCCGTCCGATCGTCCCCGGCGGCGAGTACCTCGACCCGGAGGCGGCCGCAGCGGGCGCCGCGGCCGTCGCCGCGCAGGGCAGCAAGAAGTAG
- a CDS encoding class I SAM-dependent methyltransferase encodes MPGAASPVGSVTRGTTNTNRLRRVDRWIATLDALRTAVDPLVVDLGYGASGITALEMHRRLRATRPDVRVVGIEIEPGRVARARQQLAAWPDAGDRERISFVRGGFEVPLPGGERATVIRAFNVLRQYDEADVPAAWARMAARLVPGGSVVEGTCDEIGRVASWVDVREDGPRSLTISLRLAGLELPSIVAERLPKALIHRNVRGERVHEVLALIDRSWILSAPLGVYGPRQQWLGAVARMRDAGVPVEGGHARWRLGELTMPWSAVAPA; translated from the coding sequence ATGCCGGGCGCCGCCTCCCCCGTCGGCTCCGTCACCCGCGGGACGACCAACACCAACCGCCTCCGGCGCGTCGACAGGTGGATCGCGACCCTCGACGCGCTGCGCACCGCGGTCGACCCGCTCGTGGTCGACCTCGGCTACGGCGCGAGCGGGATCACGGCGCTCGAGATGCACCGGCGGCTGCGCGCGACGCGGCCGGACGTGCGCGTCGTGGGCATCGAGATCGAGCCGGGACGCGTGGCGCGGGCGCGCCAGCAGCTCGCGGCGTGGCCCGACGCGGGGGACCGGGAGCGGATCTCCTTCGTCCGCGGCGGGTTCGAGGTGCCGCTGCCCGGCGGCGAGCGCGCGACCGTGATCCGCGCCTTCAACGTGCTGCGGCAGTACGACGAGGCCGACGTGCCCGCCGCGTGGGCGCGCATGGCGGCGCGGCTCGTCCCCGGCGGATCCGTGGTGGAGGGCACGTGCGACGAGATCGGCCGGGTCGCGAGCTGGGTCGATGTGCGGGAGGACGGCCCGCGCAGCCTCACGATCTCGCTGCGGCTGGCGGGGCTGGAGCTGCCGTCGATCGTCGCCGAGCGCCTGCCGAAGGCGCTCATCCACCGCAACGTGCGCGGCGAGCGCGTGCACGAGGTGCTCGCCCTGATCGACCGCAGCTGGATCCTCAGCGCCCCGCTCGGCGTGTACGGCCCGCGGCAGCAGTGGCTCGGCGCGGTCGCCCGGATGCGCGACGCGGGCGTCCCCGTCGAGGGCGGGCACGCGCGCTGGCGGCTCGGCGAGCTGACCATGCCGTGGTCGGCGGTCGCGCCGGCCTAG
- a CDS encoding FUSC family protein, with translation MRSAAERARERSARAARTLRHRADPRAALLRLWGSAPAALQIAVAATGGWAFAHHVLGHDTPLLATTVTITSLGFVRDARPVRVLETAIGMTVGITLSEVLLLGIGRGAWQLFVIILATLLVARLLSSNAAFAVAAGVQAVLVALLPAPPGGVFVRSVDGLVGGAVALLATALIPRDPRRQALREARRVFSECSYALTSLVSALRLGDATAADRALDRLRRTQPLIDAWSAAADSALSIARISPFLRRHLPELRAQRRVLDGMDLAVRNLRVISRRIDFLVVDGVRRPVLAELLSTVSNGVNLLGQSLSDPSAAPLAQQNLVLVAVRLDPRELIPGAPVGEVMLVMLLRPLLVDLQVAAGVDADAARRALAEV, from the coding sequence GTGCGGTCCGCCGCTGAGCGCGCGCGGGAGCGGTCGGCCCGTGCCGCCCGCACCCTGAGGCACCGGGCGGATCCGCGCGCCGCGCTGCTGCGCCTCTGGGGATCCGCGCCCGCGGCCCTCCAGATCGCCGTGGCGGCCACGGGCGGCTGGGCCTTCGCGCACCACGTGCTCGGCCACGACACCCCGCTGCTCGCGACGACCGTCACCATCACGAGCCTCGGCTTCGTCCGCGACGCGCGGCCGGTCCGCGTGCTCGAGACCGCGATCGGCATGACCGTCGGGATCACGCTCAGCGAGGTGCTGCTTCTCGGGATCGGCCGGGGCGCGTGGCAGCTGTTCGTCATCATCCTGGCGACGCTGCTGGTGGCGCGGCTGCTGTCGTCGAACGCCGCGTTCGCCGTGGCGGCGGGCGTGCAGGCCGTGCTCGTCGCCCTCCTCCCGGCGCCGCCCGGCGGGGTCTTCGTGCGCAGCGTCGACGGGCTCGTGGGCGGCGCGGTGGCGCTCCTCGCGACGGCGCTCATCCCGCGGGATCCGCGGCGCCAGGCCCTGCGCGAGGCCCGCCGCGTGTTCTCCGAGTGCTCCTACGCGCTCACGTCGCTCGTCTCCGCCCTGCGGCTCGGCGACGCGACCGCCGCCGACCGCGCGCTCGACCGCCTCCGCCGCACCCAGCCGCTCATCGACGCGTGGAGCGCCGCGGCCGACTCGGCCCTGTCGATCGCGCGCATCTCCCCGTTCCTCCGCCGCCACCTGCCGGAGCTGCGGGCCCAGCGGCGCGTCCTCGACGGCATGGACCTCGCGGTGCGGAACCTGCGCGTCATCTCGCGGCGCATCGACTTCCTCGTGGTCGACGGGGTGCGGCGTCCCGTGCTCGCCGAGCTGCTCTCCACCGTCTCGAACGGCGTGAACCTCCTCGGCCAGAGCCTCTCGGATCCGTCGGCCGCGCCCCTCGCCCAGCAGAACCTCGTGCTCGTGGCGGTGCGGCTGGATCCGCGCGAGCTCATCCCCGGCGCGCCCGTCGGCGAGGTCATGCTCGTGATGCTGCTGCGGCCGCTCCTCGTCGACCTGCAGGTGGCCGCGGGCGTCGACGCCGACGCCGCGCGCCGGGCGCTGGCCGAGGTCTAG
- the ygfZ gene encoding CAF17-like 4Fe-4S cluster assembly/insertion protein YgfZ, whose amino-acid sequence MSTEPDPAVARSPFLDLPGAVAAGGPDAGVPAHLGSLVQEQRALAAGTAIVDLSHRAVLSVTGEDRLTWLDSITSQSLRGLAPGDSAETLFLDQNGRLEHAVGVLDDGVTTWLLLGAGDAEALLAYLQRMRFMLRVEPADRTAEMAVIGTMGEPELPVAAPAGVPLVWRDPWTHVVAGGHQYAAAAPHPGEGWTWSERLVPRSELPGVVARATSGDLPVAGVLAAEALRIAAWRPRFATEVDDRTIPHELDWLRSAVHLSKGCYRGQETVAKVHNLGRPPRRLVLLQLDGSDAVLPGAGSEVRLPAAADGTAGEVVGAVTSSALHHELGPVALAVVRRNVDPALQLEVVADDVRVQAMQDVIVPTDAGRFADVPRLPRLGAVRR is encoded by the coding sequence ATGTCGACTGAACCGGATCCCGCCGTCGCCCGCTCGCCCTTCCTCGACCTGCCCGGCGCCGTCGCCGCCGGCGGGCCGGACGCGGGCGTGCCCGCGCACCTCGGATCCCTCGTGCAGGAGCAGCGCGCGCTCGCCGCGGGCACCGCGATCGTCGACCTCTCGCACCGCGCCGTCCTCTCCGTCACCGGGGAGGACCGGCTGACCTGGCTCGACTCCATCACCAGCCAGTCGCTGCGCGGCCTTGCACCGGGGGACTCGGCCGAGACCCTCTTCCTCGACCAGAACGGGCGCCTCGAGCACGCGGTCGGCGTGCTCGACGACGGCGTCACCACGTGGCTGCTGCTCGGCGCCGGGGACGCGGAGGCGCTGCTCGCGTACCTGCAGCGGATGCGCTTCATGCTCCGCGTCGAGCCCGCCGACCGCACCGCCGAGATGGCGGTCATCGGCACGATGGGCGAGCCCGAGCTCCCGGTCGCCGCGCCCGCGGGCGTGCCGCTCGTGTGGCGGGATCCCTGGACGCACGTCGTCGCCGGCGGCCACCAGTACGCGGCCGCCGCGCCGCACCCGGGCGAGGGCTGGACCTGGAGCGAGCGCCTCGTGCCGCGGTCGGAGCTGCCGGGCGTCGTCGCGCGCGCCACGTCGGGCGACCTGCCCGTCGCGGGCGTCCTCGCGGCCGAGGCCCTGCGGATCGCCGCATGGCGCCCGCGCTTCGCCACGGAGGTCGACGACCGCACCATCCCGCACGAGCTCGACTGGCTGCGCAGCGCCGTGCACCTCAGCAAGGGCTGCTACCGCGGCCAGGAGACGGTCGCCAAGGTGCACAACCTCGGCCGGCCGCCGCGTCGCCTCGTGCTGCTGCAGCTCGACGGATCCGACGCGGTGCTGCCGGGCGCGGGATCCGAGGTCCGGCTCCCGGCCGCCGCCGACGGCACCGCGGGCGAGGTCGTGGGGGCCGTCACGTCGAGCGCGCTGCACCACGAGCTCGGGCCGGTCGCGCTCGCGGTCGTCCGACGCAACGTGGATCCCGCCCTCCAGCTCGAGGTCGTCGCCGACGACGTGCGCGTGCAGGCCATGCAGGACGTGATCGTGCCCACCGACGCCGGCCGCTTTGCCGACGTCCCCCGCCTGCCGCGGCTCGGTGCGGTCCGCCGCTGA
- a CDS encoding FABP family protein codes for MIEIPTGLPAELVPLSWLLGVWEGTGVVEYALDDEVVRREFGQRISFSHDGLPHLNYSSYAWVEGDDGPVPFVTETGYWRLRRRVTDGDPGPAMLPPTGERPYTTAEEVETLRNAEGGFDVEVALVHPGGVSELYVGQVKSARIDLATDAVMRTEGAKAYTGATRLYGLVERDLLWAWDIAALGQPLRTHASGRVSHVD; via the coding sequence ATGATCGAGATCCCGACCGGCCTCCCCGCCGAGCTCGTCCCGCTGTCCTGGCTCCTCGGCGTCTGGGAGGGCACCGGCGTGGTCGAGTACGCGCTCGACGACGAGGTCGTCCGCCGCGAGTTCGGCCAGCGCATCAGCTTCAGCCACGACGGCCTGCCGCACCTCAACTACTCCTCGTACGCGTGGGTCGAGGGCGACGACGGCCCCGTGCCCTTCGTCACCGAGACCGGCTACTGGCGGCTGCGCCGCCGCGTCACCGACGGCGACCCGGGACCGGCGATGCTGCCGCCCACCGGAGAGCGCCCGTACACGACGGCCGAGGAGGTCGAGACGCTCCGCAACGCGGAGGGCGGCTTCGACGTCGAGGTCGCGCTCGTGCACCCGGGCGGCGTCAGCGAGCTCTACGTCGGCCAGGTGAAGAGCGCGCGCATCGACCTCGCCACGGACGCCGTGATGCGCACCGAGGGCGCCAAGGCGTACACGGGCGCGACCCGGCTCTACGGCCTCGTCGAGCGCGACCTGCTCTGGGCGTGGGACATCGCGGCGCTCGGCCAGCCGTTGCGCACGCACGCCTCCGGGCGGGTGTCGCATGTCGACTGA
- a CDS encoding response regulator transcription factor, producing the protein MAQLLILTSSADTDVLPALGLLSHRTRHIQADAASLVNAPAADLVLVDARRDLASAKSLCKILTTTGGGTPLILVLTEGGLTAVSADWGATDVILDSAGPAEVDARVRLVIGRAALEHTGSKIQASGVVIDEASYSAKVHGKPLDLTFKEFELLRFFASHPSRVFTREQLLSEVWGYDYFGGTRTVDVHVRRLRAKLGDLESLIGTVRNVGYRFNVYEEDSERVPAPAEPGA; encoded by the coding sequence GTGGCCCAGCTGTTGATCCTGACCTCGTCCGCGGACACCGACGTGCTCCCGGCGCTCGGGCTCCTCAGCCACCGGACGCGGCACATCCAGGCGGATGCGGCGAGCCTCGTGAACGCCCCCGCCGCCGACCTCGTCCTCGTCGACGCCCGCCGCGACCTCGCGAGCGCCAAGTCCCTCTGCAAGATCCTCACCACGACGGGCGGCGGCACGCCCCTCATCCTCGTGCTCACCGAGGGCGGGCTCACCGCGGTCAGCGCCGACTGGGGCGCGACCGACGTGATCCTCGACTCCGCCGGCCCCGCCGAGGTCGACGCGCGCGTGCGCCTCGTCATCGGCCGCGCGGCGCTCGAGCACACGGGCAGCAAGATCCAGGCGTCCGGCGTGGTCATCGACGAGGCCAGCTACTCCGCGAAGGTGCACGGCAAGCCGCTCGACCTCACCTTCAAGGAGTTCGAGCTGCTGCGCTTCTTCGCGAGCCACCCGTCGCGCGTCTTCACGCGCGAGCAGCTGCTCAGCGAGGTGTGGGGCTACGACTACTTCGGCGGCACGCGCACGGTCGACGTGCACGTGCGGCGCCTGCGGGCGAAGCTCGGCGACCTCGAGTCGCTCATCGGCACCGTGCGCAACGTCGGATACCGCTTCAACGTGTACGAGGAGGACAGTGAGCGCGTTCCCGCCCCCGCCGAGCCCGGCGCCTGA
- the mshD gene encoding mycothiol synthase: MSAFPPPPSPAPDAPRVARLDPVTEAVRAALALADRAREADGVAPFNEQTRLTLGAEDGPALLVAHGDDSPAGAAVVAHGDAGVEAELVVDPGHRRRGVGRALLDAVLAEAAGSPVSVWAHGDHPAARALAAATGLDRARELLQLRASVAEARAGLGERPVPAGLALSSFTADDADDWVALNARAFATHPEQGRMMRGDLDDRVAEPWFDPSLLLLARDADGRLAGFHWLKVEGGQAEVYVLGVDPDRAARGLGSALLAAGLDLLAERGHDEVDLYVEADNAPALALYRRAAFRDAAVDVQYRRA, from the coding sequence GTGAGCGCGTTCCCGCCCCCGCCGAGCCCGGCGCCTGACGCCCCGCGCGTCGCCCGCCTCGATCCCGTCACCGAGGCCGTCCGCGCGGCCCTCGCGCTCGCCGACCGCGCCCGCGAGGCCGACGGCGTCGCCCCGTTCAACGAGCAGACCCGCCTGACGCTGGGCGCCGAGGACGGACCCGCCCTGCTCGTCGCGCACGGGGACGACAGCCCGGCCGGCGCGGCCGTCGTCGCGCACGGGGACGCCGGCGTCGAGGCCGAGCTCGTCGTGGATCCTGGCCACCGCCGCCGCGGCGTCGGCCGCGCGCTGCTCGACGCCGTGCTCGCGGAGGCCGCGGGATCCCCCGTCTCCGTCTGGGCGCACGGCGACCACCCCGCCGCCCGCGCCCTCGCCGCCGCGACCGGGCTCGACCGGGCCCGCGAGCTGCTGCAGCTGCGCGCGTCCGTCGCGGAGGCGCGCGCCGGCCTCGGCGAGCGCCCCGTGCCCGCGGGCCTCGCGCTCTCCTCTTTCACCGCGGACGACGCCGACGACTGGGTCGCGCTGAACGCGCGCGCCTTCGCCACCCACCCCGAGCAGGGCCGCATGATGCGCGGCGACCTCGACGACCGCGTCGCCGAGCCCTGGTTCGACCCGTCCCTGCTGCTCCTCGCCCGCGACGCGGACGGTCGGCTGGCCGGCTTCCACTGGCTCAAGGTGGAGGGCGGCCAGGCCGAGGTGTACGTGCTCGGCGTGGATCCCGACCGCGCGGCCCGCGGACTCGGATCCGCCCTCCTCGCCGCCGGCCTCGACCTCCTCGCCGAGCGCGGCCACGACGAGGTCGACCTCTACGTCGAGGCCGACAACGCGCCCGCCCTGGCGCTCTACCGACGGGCCGCCTTCCGCGACGCCGCGGTCGACGTCCAGTACCGCCGCGCCTGA